DNA sequence from the Pedobacter schmidteae genome:
TTATTTGCAATGACGTCCATAGCTTGATTCTCGAGGGTCTGGAAACGCATATCATAGAATTGTGCATTTTGCAGGCCTGCATAATAAAGGGTTGGTGCATTTCTTTTAACAGATTGTCCTGCTGTAAGCGATTTACTTTTTATAAGTCCATCGGTAAAGGCCAGTTCGGGTTTATGGCAGGTTTTACAAGTATGAGAAGAACCGGAAATTATGGCATCACCAAATAATTGTTTTCCAAGACTCAGCTTTTCCGGACTTGGCATGGCCTCAGCACTATTTACAAAATGTTTGACATTAAACATGTCCTTATCAAATAAGGTTGTTGTTGTTTTACGTAATGCAAGTTCAATTTCCAGGGGTTTGATGTTTAAATCTTCCTGCCATTTTACGATTTCTTTTGTAATCGGGTTTGCATAATTTCTGATGAATATCATCCGGTCAAATGTGTTAAAATCCGGGTGACCTTTGATGTATGCACTTGCCTGCTCAAACTGATTTTGTAACGGATGATTGGTGCCAAAAAGTTGAAGGATTTGACCTACAGCTTTCAAGGATACAGCAGCTTCGGTTATGCCGGCATTGGAAAGTGGTGTGTCAAAGCCTGTAATTCCGCTTATGGTAATTCTGAAAATCTCCAGCTTACAGGCGTCAAAAATACGTGCCTCGGTTAGCTCAGTATCTCTGAGTATCAATTTAAATCTGTTTAAGCTTGCTGCAAGGGAGGCCAGCTCTCTTTTTAGGTTTTCACTTTCCGCTGGTTGATAAGGATAAAGGTATTCTTCTATTACCTGTAAACCGGATGGCTCAAAGGATTTGGTTTCTTCGGCTTCGATTTCGGGCAGGGGGGCACCATTTACTTCACGCGAGACTCCGGGAGCATAGTATTCACAAAACCATTCCAGCTTTTTAAATGCCTGGCGCGTTTTTAGGAATTGTGCGCTCAAGGCTATAGAATCATTTCCATTGGCAAGTAGAACCAACCGGCTTACACAACTATCGAGTGAATTACTTTGATTGATTAAGAGGTTCTTTGTAGTTTTTAATCCATTTTTTGAAGAGGAACCGGAGGTACAGTATACGGAGACAATAACTAAAAGGGCTAATACGGGGAATATTAATCTTTTTAAAATCATATAAGCTTTCGATTGAAAAAATGAAAACTCTTTCCCCAAAAAGGGGAAAGAGTTTTCATTGGTAAATAGAATTTAAGTTATCTGGCTACGCCACTTAAAATAACGGTTTGACCACCTTCTTTGTTAGTGGTAAGGCCACTACGATCAGCATTAAGGAACTTATTGCTTGTCCAGGTATGTGGGTGCAGGTTTAACACAATAGTGTTAGGTACACCAATCAAATCGGAAATATCATACATGGCACCATATTCCCATGAGCTTAAGCGACGGTCATTTGAAGGATTGTAACGCTCGTTAAATTTAACATCGTCACGACGGTGGTTCATTTCGAGCATAGGCTTTATAGCTTTTGTAGCGATGTTATATTGCCAAACACGGCCATCGTGTTTATTGTTTGTGTAGTAAGAGTCGCCATCTTCCTGTATGTAAACAAAATTTTTCGTTACACATATGTTGTCTGGGTTTACGATACTATTTCCCGGATCGACATTCCCGTCAATAAGTGGAGTTAATTTACCTTTTAGCGGACTGTTTGCATCAAGTTCCAGTTTATAAACTCGTCCCCACATGGTAAGTCCCGGTTTAGGATTAACCAAATCTCCACTAACGCCTGTTGCGGTAAAATAGAGTGTACGGTTCGCGGTAGCATCACCTTTACCATAATCAAGGTCTTCAACCCTGGCAAACTGTATGGCATTTTTTGCTATAGTTTGTGCCGCAAGTTCGGCGCCCGTACTGGACCTTACGTTGTCATATTCCACAAATTCAACATCATAGGTCGAATTTACAGCCATGTCAGTTTCAACTACGTTTAAATTGGTTCTGCGCAGCATGTATAATTTTCCACTGTTCAGGTCACCGGGAGTATTTGATAAATACATATTTACCTGGCCCAAACCCTGACGGCTACTTTCGTCTTCTCCAATAAAGATGGTGGTTTTGCCAGGGTATGCATTTTTAGGAAGTGGGACAGCGTTTTCTGCACTACATTTTCCTAAGGCCGCTAATTTACGCTCCGAATTACTTTTGTCGGCAACAGAACCTAAGGGGTTAATGGCATGAATGGAAGATTCACCGTCAGTTTCACCTGCCGTTAAAAACATTTCTGTTGGGAAGCCATGTTCCTGAGGAGTTGCCAGTGTGGCCGAACATAATCTCATTTTTCCACCTGCAGCATCTACAATATATTCACCTTTTACAGGCTTTAAGTTTTTATCCAGATAAACACGAGAAACGGAGAACAAAATTTCATGATTGTTGATCATAATGTAGCCATCGCCGTTAGGATCTTTCATCATGCCACCTCCATCGGGTTGAGCACCGTAAACAAAATCAGGAGATGCCGCAA
Encoded proteins:
- a CDS encoding cytochrome-c peroxidase produces the protein MSAQFLKTRQAFKKLEWFCEYYAPGVSREVNGAPLPEIEAEETKSFEPSGLQVIEEYLYPYQPAESENLKRELASLAASLNRFKLILRDTELTEARIFDACKLEIFRITISGITGFDTPLSNAGITEAAVSLKAVGQILQLFGTNHPLQNQFEQASAYIKGHPDFNTFDRMIFIRNYANPITKEIVKWQEDLNIKPLEIELALRKTTTTLFDKDMFNVKHFVNSAEAMPSPEKLSLGKQLFGDAIISGSSHTCKTCHKPELAFTDGLIKSKSLTAGQSVKRNAPTLYYAGLQNAQFYDMRFQTLENQAMDVIANKDEMHGSVEDAAKRLQQSSYYNALFKKAFPTMETEIKPRFVMIAIASYIRSLNPFNSRFDKYMRGDNHQMNKDEVKGFNLFMGKAKCATCHFMPIFNGTAGPVFSNTEAEVLGTLADPEAKKPTIDSDEGRYTWTKMDVLKFAFKTPTLRNVDLTAPYMHNGAYKTLEQVMDFYNQGGAAGKGLALDNQTLPSDPLNLSKKEIQDIIAFLKTLNDQ